Part of the Paenibacillus sp. FSL R7-0273 genome is shown below.
CAGGCTACCAGCCTGCAGCAAGCCATGGTGATCAAGAAGAAGAGGGCGCAAGAGATGGGGATTCCCAAAGAGGCCTTTGAACTTACAAGCATCCGCAAGAAACCAGTCCAGAGCGCCTAGGGTTGTATCAAGGCTTCCTCATAACTAAGATTGTTAAAGGACAATAGCATAGCTCCTTAAGAACCCGCGCATAGCGCGGGTTTTCTATTTTTAGGAAGCTGGCTATTGACATCAACACTACTTAGTGATACTTTATAGTAGTACTAAGTAATACTGCATACCAGTCATACAGAATAGTAAAGGATGATTACATTGGATAACCTGACAGAAATGCTCAAAGGCGTGCTTGAGGGCTGTGTCCTGGAAATTATAAGCCGCAAGGATACCTATGGCTACGAAATCACACGGCAGCTGAATGCCCTCGGCTTCGCGGATGTTGTGGAGGGAACGGTTTATACGATCCTGGTCCGGCTTGAAAAAAACAAGCTGGTTGAGACCACCAAGAAGCCCTCCGAGCTGGGGCCGCCGCGGAAGTTTTTCGCCATCAATGCTGCAGGGCGTGAGGAGCTGCAGAGGTTCTGGGACAAATGGGCCTTCGTATCATCAAAAATGAGCGAGTTAAAGGAGAGAGCGGAATGAATTTGTGGGAAAAGGTAACCGGCAGGGACATGACAAAAGAATTCAAAGCTTATGAAATTCGGGTAAAGGAGCTCCCTGCGGATTATCAGGCGGCATGGGCAGCTATCCAGCAAAATCTTTGGGCACATTCCGATTTCACCGGCCGTAATCTCATGCCGATCTTTGACGGAGTAGTTGGCCTGCTGGAGGTGTCGGCAGCGGATGGCCAGAGTGTCCAGGAGGTTTTGGGTGACGACATCAGAGGCTTCTGTGCAGCGCTGGCCGGCGAAGAAGGGGCAAAATCTCAACGCGACAAGTGGCGCGAGCAGCTTAACAATAGCATAGCCAAAAAATTAGGCAAATAGGAGGAAATAACATGAGCATACGGGATATGATCGAGGGCAGAAAAGAGTGGAAGGCGCATATGGCGCGTGTTAAGGCACTCCCGCAGGATTACCAGTTTGTCTATAAGGAGCTGCAAAAGTATCTCATGAAGGTCAGTCCGGTGGTGCTTGGTGAAGGGATGGAGCTGCTCTCGGGAATTGTTGATCTGTTTGAAGAGGGCGCTGCCTCAGGAAAAGGCGTGCTTGAAGTGACCGGCAAAGATGTTGCGGCCTTCTGTGACGAGCTAATTAAGGATTCCAAAACCTACGCTGACCTTTACCAGGAGGCGGTTGACCAAAGGACAGCCAAAGCAATGAAAGAGGCAACGGATAAACTGAAGTGAAGGGTGGATACCGTAATGGGAAAAGCAATTCAAGTGCAGGGCCTGCGCAAAGCCTTCAAGCATACAGAAGTGTTAAAAGGGGTCGATTTTGAAGTGGAGCGGGGTGAGATTTTCGCCCTGCTGGGCAGTAACGGCGCAGGTAAGACGACGATAGTCAGAATTCTCGCCACACTGCTCAGACCGGACGGGGGCACTGCGGCCGTTAACGGCTTTGACGTTATGTCAGAGCCCGGGAAGGTGCGGCAGGCAATCAGTCTGACCGGCCAATTTGCCGCCGTAGACGAGATGCTCACCGGCCGGGAAAATCTGATTATGATCGCTAGGCTGCGGCATCTGGACCAGCCGCGGCAAGTGGCTGAAGCTTTGCTGAACCGTTTCGGCTTATCAGATGCTGCTGACCGCAAGCCGTCTACGTATTCAGGCGGCATGCGCCGCAGACTGGATATTGTCCTCAGCCTTGTCGGGAAGCCGCAGATCATTTTTCTCGATGAGCCAACCACCGGTCTTGATCCGGAGGCCCGGATAGAGGTCTGGAAGATCGTGAGGGAGCTTGCTGCAGGCGGCACGACAGTATTCCTGACCACCCAGTATCTTGAAGAAGCAGAGCAGCTGGCTGACAGAATTTCCATTTTGCATGAGGGGCGGATTATTGCGGGCGGAACACTGGCAGAGCTGAAAAAGCGTTTTCCGGCTGCAAAGGTAGAATATGTTGAGAAGCAGCCGACCTTAGAGGAAATCTTCCTCGCAATTACCGGTAACAAGGAGGCTATCTGATGGAGACGGCAAAAAACCATTTTTTCAGCGACATGAGTGTGATGCTCGGCCGTTCGATGCGCCATATTGTCCGCAGTATGGACACTATTCTCACCGTTTGTATCACTCCAATCGCCATGATGCTGCTGTTCGTCTATGTGTTTGGCGGTGCTATAGAAACAGGTGCAGCTAATTATGTTAACTACCTGCTGCCCGGCATCCTGCTTATGGCGATAGCCAGCGGTGTGGCATACGTGGCTTACCGGCTGTTCCTAGATAAGCAGCGCGGCATTATCGAACGGTTCAACTCTATGCCGATTGCCCGTTCCGCTGTGCTGTGGGGGCATGTGCTGACCTCAGTGGTGTCCAATATCCTTTCAGTTGCCCTTATTATTCTCGTTGCCCTTCTTATGGGCTTTCGCTCTCCGGCGGGGATTCTGGCTTGGCTGGCTGTAGCAGGTATACTTGTGCTGTTTACATTGGCCTTGACCTGGATCGCAGCCATCGCCGGATTATCCGCCAAAACCCTGGAAGGCGCAAGCGCCTTTTCCTATCCGCTAATCTTCCTGCCCTTCATCAGCTCGGCCTTTGTGCCGACAGACTCGATGCCCAAAGCTGTGCGTGTATTTGCCGAAAATCAGCCGGTGACCCCTATTGTCGAAGCCATCCGCAACCTGCTGTCTGACCAGCCGGTAGGCACTGACATATGGGCCGCTCTGGCGTGGTGTACGGGAATCCTGGTTGTTGCTTATCTGTTCGCGGTTCGTGCATACAGACGGAATGCATAATTGGATAAGAATAAGACCCTGCCGGAATCCAAAGGACAGGGTCTTGTTTAATTGAATCCTGCTTTGATTAATAATCAAAGCAAACCTACGGATAACCTGTGCGCTGGACAATATGATGAAGCTTTATAAGTAACGCTGCTGTAAAGTCCCGGCCGGAGCCTTCCGGTCCGGGACTTTTTTGTGGAATAACGCAAGCGCTTACGTTAAGCTATATAGAAGTTATATCATCTCTAATCCGAGCTCTGCCAGAGGGGGAATCAAGCGTGAGTGAGCTGAAATTCAGCA
Proteins encoded:
- a CDS encoding PadR family transcriptional regulator — its product is MLKGVLEGCVLEIISRKDTYGYEITRQLNALGFADVVEGTVYTILVRLEKNKLVETTKKPSELGPPRKFFAINAAGREELQRFWDKWAFVSSKMSELKERAE
- a CDS encoding DUF1048 domain-containing protein; protein product: MNLWEKVTGRDMTKEFKAYEIRVKELPADYQAAWAAIQQNLWAHSDFTGRNLMPIFDGVVGLLEVSAADGQSVQEVLGDDIRGFCAALAGEEGAKSQRDKWREQLNNSIAKKLGK
- a CDS encoding DUF1048 domain-containing protein encodes the protein MSIRDMIEGRKEWKAHMARVKALPQDYQFVYKELQKYLMKVSPVVLGEGMELLSGIVDLFEEGAASGKGVLEVTGKDVAAFCDELIKDSKTYADLYQEAVDQRTAKAMKEATDKLK
- a CDS encoding ABC transporter ATP-binding protein gives rise to the protein MGKAIQVQGLRKAFKHTEVLKGVDFEVERGEIFALLGSNGAGKTTIVRILATLLRPDGGTAAVNGFDVMSEPGKVRQAISLTGQFAAVDEMLTGRENLIMIARLRHLDQPRQVAEALLNRFGLSDAADRKPSTYSGGMRRRLDIVLSLVGKPQIIFLDEPTTGLDPEARIEVWKIVRELAAGGTTVFLTTQYLEEAEQLADRISILHEGRIIAGGTLAELKKRFPAAKVEYVEKQPTLEEIFLAITGNKEAI
- a CDS encoding ABC transporter permease yields the protein METAKNHFFSDMSVMLGRSMRHIVRSMDTILTVCITPIAMMLLFVYVFGGAIETGAANYVNYLLPGILLMAIASGVAYVAYRLFLDKQRGIIERFNSMPIARSAVLWGHVLTSVVSNILSVALIILVALLMGFRSPAGILAWLAVAGILVLFTLALTWIAAIAGLSAKTLEGASAFSYPLIFLPFISSAFVPTDSMPKAVRVFAENQPVTPIVEAIRNLLSDQPVGTDIWAALAWCTGILVVAYLFAVRAYRRNA